One Paenarthrobacter ureafaciens genomic window, CCAGCAGGGTGGAAGGCTCGTCGAGGACCAGAACCGCGGGGTCGACCGCCAGCACGGCTGCCAGCGCGAGCAGTTGCCGTTCCCCGCCCGAAAGTTCGTAGATACTCTGGTCCGCCAGGTGCAGGATTCCAAACCGTTCCAGAACGGACTCTGCGCGGGAAGCCCGCTCCTGCCTGTTTTTGATGCTGCGCCTCAGCGACAACTCGACGTCCTCGCGGCCTGTTGGCATCACCAGTTGGGAGAGGGGATCGGTAAAGACGAAACCGACGTTTGCCCTGACCTTGCGGACGTCGTGGACGGTGTTGTGGCCGTGGACCACAACTGATCCTTGGCTCGGCTCCACGAGCCCATTGACCAGGCGCAGCAGCGTGGACTTCCCGGAGCCGTTGGCCCCGATGACGCCGATCCGTCGTTCGCGCAGATCGAGGCTTACATCCTGCAGCAGCGTCTTGGGCGCGTCGCTGCCATCTACTGCGACGGCGACTGAGACGTTGCTGAAGTTGATGGAGTTCATGAAGAAGTGGAGCCTGCCCTTTTAACCCGGCGCACCAGGACGTCAGGAAATGCCTTATGGAGTGCCACCGCGATAACCACCGCGAGGACATTCTTCAGGATATCTCCCGGATAGAACGGGAGGTCCGCGAGGAAAGCCTTGGGAAGGTCAAGCTTGCCGTTAACCATCATGCCCACGATCCCCAGTGCGTGGATGATCAGGACGCTGCTGGCCATGGTGGCTGCAAAGAGAAGCGCCGCGCGGAACCGTACCGTCTTGCGGATGATCAACGACGTCAAGTACCCGGTGGCTGCCGCGGCCAAGGGAAAAGCGATGATATAGCCGGCAGACGGTGTTGCGAGGATGCCAAGTCCGCTGCGTCCGCCGCTGAAGATGGGCAGGCCCGCCAGTCCGAGCAGGACATAAAGCCCGACGGCGGCGAACCCCCTCCCTGCGCCCAGCACCAGTCCGCTGAGCATCACC contains:
- a CDS encoding biotin transporter BioY encodes the protein MTQTHSTKGPGAAARRRWNATDLGLVAVFAALVATSAIVPGIPVGALGVPITLVTLTVMLSGLVLGAGRGFAAVGLYVLLGLAGLPIFSGGRSGLGILATPSAGYIIAFPLAAAATGYLTSLIIRKTVRFRAALLFAATMASSVLIIHALGIVGMMVNGKLDLPKAFLADLPFYPGDILKNVLAVVIAVALHKAFPDVLVRRVKRAGSTSS